A stretch of the Argentina anserina chromosome 6, drPotAnse1.1, whole genome shotgun sequence genome encodes the following:
- the LOC126799794 gene encoding wall-associated receptor kinase-like 3 isoform X1, producing the protein MPSIVIFMFILVLYMWHLVPTSSSSSLDSAWPIAKPNCETHCGNISIPYPFGIGPNKGCYYDEWFEIECASSSTGSHKPSLRHTQPKLEVLNISIEGTLLINNPATFFYYKGNRTRQLAPDMTAGPFIYSQTYNSFIAMSCGFSMRSEDEREVLDQCFTDCFDGTINSCQATLSPYLTLITTKKHNNETDEQSTYYNCAFLADQTWFRNLNFLNTTMRLTYDRFANPSRLEASMGMIPVVLDWRIRLYDTGSYFTIFKGFIGSHSSNNDLRPYCDATSSSYNNVERLDCSCVCPWGFEGNPYLLQPCQDVDHVGSNFSICKYISDVDECKGSNQCLSRGDTCENFVGGYRCYSNVTGDTCDYFGDRHGVAINSSCYVNSSPIARMDNNHNIRTIFLDLGAGIGLLLLLIGSWVVYRVVNKRKIIRRKKMFFKRNGGLLLEQQLSSGEVNVEKIKLFESDELEKSTDNYNSDRIIGQGAQGIVYKGMLADGRIVAVKRSKIIDEGKLTEFINEVVILSQINHRNVVQLLGCCLETEVPILVYEFIPNGTLSGYIREQNKEFPLTWRMRLRIATEIAGALSYLHCAAAFPIYHRDIKSSNILLDEKYRAKVADFGISRSIAIDQTHLTTLVHGTFGYLDPEYFQSSQFTDKSDVYSFGVVLIELLTGEKPISAVTRPQEEEYRSLASKFIVSMQKGTLFDILDERVRKEGNGTDIRAVANLARRCLDLNGRNRPTMREVTIELEVIQVLPENTSSAKYDEGFENSEHDSFKLWDVASSSSDPLPMVFRVHPYRSINNQPLRPGEVTLF; encoded by the exons ATGCCCTCCATAGTTATTTTCATGTTCATTCTGGTGCTATATATGTGGCACTTAGTTCCtacatcatcctcatcatcattaGACTCTGCATGGCCGATAGCAAAGCCTAACTGCGAAACACATTGCGGAAATATCAGCATCCCGTACCCGTTTGGGATCGGCCCTAACAAAGGTTGTTACTACGACGAGTGGTTTGAAATAGAGTGCGCCAGCAGCTCAACAGGTTCTCACAAGCCTTCCTTGAGGCACACACAACCGAAGCTAGAGGTACTGAATATTTCAATTGAAGGCACGCTTCTGATTAACAACCCGGCCACTTTCTTTTATTACAAAGGAAACAGAACTCGGCAATTGGCCCCGGATATGACAGCAGGCCCTTTCATATATTCACAGACATACAACAGTTTCATTGCAATGAGTTGCGGATTCTCGATGCGGTCAGAAGATGAGAGAGAAGTTCTCGACCAGTGCTTTACAGATTGTTTCGACGGTACTATTAATTCCTGTCAGGCTACTCTTTCTCCGTATCTCACTTTGATCACTACAAAAAAGCATAATAATGAAACTGATGAGCAGTCAACTTATTACAACTGCGCTTTCTTGGCTGATCAAACATGGTTTCGGAATCTAAATTTTCTGAATACCACTATGAGGCTCACCTATGACAGGTTTGCTAATCCGTCGAGACTCGAGGCAAGTATGGGAATGATTCCTGTAGTTCTGGATTGGAGAATAAGATTATATGATACTGGTTCATACTTCACAATATTTAAAGGGTTCATTGGATCACACTCGAGCAATAATGACTTGAGACCCTATTGTGATGCCACTTCGTCTTCGTACAATAATGTTGAAAGGCTTGACTGCAGCTGCGTCTGTCCATGGGGATTTGAGGGAAATCCTTATCTTCTCCAACCTTGTCAAG ATGTTGATCATGTCGGATCCAATTTTTCTATATGCAAGTACATTTCAGATGTTGATGAATGCAAGGGGAGTAATCAGTGCCTGAGTCGTGGAGACACATGTGAGAATTTTGTTGGGGGTTACAGATGCTATTCGAATGTAACTGGAGATACATGTGACTACTTTGGTGATCGTCATGGTGTAGCTATTAATTCATCATGCTACGTAAATAGCAGTCCGATTGCTAGGATGGATAATAATCATAATATCAGAACTATTTTTCTAG ATCTTGGTGCGGGAATCGGCCTATTATTACTACTTATTGGTTCATGGGTGGTGTATAGAGTTgtgaacaaaaggaaaataattCGGCGCAAGAAAATGTTTTTCAAACGAAATGGTGGTTTATTATTGGAACAACAATTATCATCAGGTGAAGTTAATGTCGAGAAGATTAAGTTGTTCGAGTCAGATGAATTAGAAAAGTCTACAGATAATTACAACAGTGATAGAATTATTGGCCAAGGAGCTCAAGGTATTGTTTATAAAGGAATGTTGGCAGATGGGAGAATTGTTGCTGTGAAAAGGTCAAAAATTATCGATGAAGGAAAGCTTACAGAATTCATCAATGAAGTCGTCATTCTTTCACAAATCAACCATAGGAATGTGGTTCAACTATTGGGATGTTGTTTAGAGACGGAAGTTCCTATTTTGGTTTATGAATTCATACCAAATGGAACATTATCTGGGTATATTCGTGAACAAAATAAGGAATTTCCACTTACATGGAGAATGCGCTTACGAATCGCCACAGAAATTGCCGGAGCTCTTTCTTACTTACATTGTGCTGCTGCATTTCCCATTTATCACAGAGATATTAAGTCATCAAACATACTCTTAGATGAAAAGTATAGAGCCAAAGTTGCTGACTTTGGAATTTCTAGATCAATTGCCATTGACCAAACTCATCTGACAACACTTGTACATGGCACATTCGGCTATTTGGACCCTGAATACTTCCAGTCAAGTCAGTTTACGGATAAAAGTGACGTGTATAGCTTTGGAGTTGTACTTATTGAGCTCTTGACTGGCGAAAAACCAATTTCTGCAGTAACAAGGCCACAGGAAGAAGAATACAGAAGTCTTGCCTCTAAATTCATTGTGTCAATGCAGAAAGGTACTCTATTTGACATTCTGGATGAACGGGTTCGGAAGGAGGGAAATGGAACAGATATTAGGGCAGTAGCCAACCTTGCACGAAGATGCTTGGATTTAAATGGAAGAAATCGCCCTACAATGAGAGAGGTCACAATAGAGTTGGAGGTTATCCAAGTGTTGCCAGAAAATACTTCTAGTGCTAAGTATGATGAAGGGTTTGAGAACTCAGAACATGATTCCTTTAAGCTTTGGGATGTTGCTTCAAGCTCAAGTGATCCGCTTCCGATGGTGTTCCGAGTTCATCCTTACCGGAGTATCAACAATCAACCACTAAGACCTGGTGAAGTTACTTTGTTTTAG
- the LOC126799794 gene encoding wall-associated receptor kinase-like 3 isoform X2: MPSIVIFMFILVLYMWHLVPTSSSSSLDSAWPIAKPNCETHCGNISIPYPFGIGPNKGCYYDEWFEIECASSSTGSHKPSLRHTQPKLEVLNISIEGTLLINNPATFFYYKGNRTRQLAPDMTAGPFIYSQTYNSFIAMSCGFSMRSEDEREVLDQCFTDCFDGTINSCQATLSPYLTLITTKKHNNETDEQSTYYNCAFLADQTWFRNLNFLNTTMRLTYDRFANPSRLEASMGMIPVVLDWRIRLYDTGSYFTIFKGFIGSHSSNNDLRPYCDATSSSYNNVERLDCSCVCPWGFEGNPYLLQPCQDVDECKGSNQCLSRGDTCENFVGGYRCYSNVTGDTCDYFGDRHGVAINSSCYVNSSPIARMDNNHNIRTIFLDLGAGIGLLLLLIGSWVVYRVVNKRKIIRRKKMFFKRNGGLLLEQQLSSGEVNVEKIKLFESDELEKSTDNYNSDRIIGQGAQGIVYKGMLADGRIVAVKRSKIIDEGKLTEFINEVVILSQINHRNVVQLLGCCLETEVPILVYEFIPNGTLSGYIREQNKEFPLTWRMRLRIATEIAGALSYLHCAAAFPIYHRDIKSSNILLDEKYRAKVADFGISRSIAIDQTHLTTLVHGTFGYLDPEYFQSSQFTDKSDVYSFGVVLIELLTGEKPISAVTRPQEEEYRSLASKFIVSMQKGTLFDILDERVRKEGNGTDIRAVANLARRCLDLNGRNRPTMREVTIELEVIQVLPENTSSAKYDEGFENSEHDSFKLWDVASSSSDPLPMVFRVHPYRSINNQPLRPGEVTLF, encoded by the exons ATGCCCTCCATAGTTATTTTCATGTTCATTCTGGTGCTATATATGTGGCACTTAGTTCCtacatcatcctcatcatcattaGACTCTGCATGGCCGATAGCAAAGCCTAACTGCGAAACACATTGCGGAAATATCAGCATCCCGTACCCGTTTGGGATCGGCCCTAACAAAGGTTGTTACTACGACGAGTGGTTTGAAATAGAGTGCGCCAGCAGCTCAACAGGTTCTCACAAGCCTTCCTTGAGGCACACACAACCGAAGCTAGAGGTACTGAATATTTCAATTGAAGGCACGCTTCTGATTAACAACCCGGCCACTTTCTTTTATTACAAAGGAAACAGAACTCGGCAATTGGCCCCGGATATGACAGCAGGCCCTTTCATATATTCACAGACATACAACAGTTTCATTGCAATGAGTTGCGGATTCTCGATGCGGTCAGAAGATGAGAGAGAAGTTCTCGACCAGTGCTTTACAGATTGTTTCGACGGTACTATTAATTCCTGTCAGGCTACTCTTTCTCCGTATCTCACTTTGATCACTACAAAAAAGCATAATAATGAAACTGATGAGCAGTCAACTTATTACAACTGCGCTTTCTTGGCTGATCAAACATGGTTTCGGAATCTAAATTTTCTGAATACCACTATGAGGCTCACCTATGACAGGTTTGCTAATCCGTCGAGACTCGAGGCAAGTATGGGAATGATTCCTGTAGTTCTGGATTGGAGAATAAGATTATATGATACTGGTTCATACTTCACAATATTTAAAGGGTTCATTGGATCACACTCGAGCAATAATGACTTGAGACCCTATTGTGATGCCACTTCGTCTTCGTACAATAATGTTGAAAGGCTTGACTGCAGCTGCGTCTGTCCATGGGGATTTGAGGGAAATCCTTATCTTCTCCAACCTTGTCAAG ATGTTGATGAATGCAAGGGGAGTAATCAGTGCCTGAGTCGTGGAGACACATGTGAGAATTTTGTTGGGGGTTACAGATGCTATTCGAATGTAACTGGAGATACATGTGACTACTTTGGTGATCGTCATGGTGTAGCTATTAATTCATCATGCTACGTAAATAGCAGTCCGATTGCTAGGATGGATAATAATCATAATATCAGAACTATTTTTCTAG ATCTTGGTGCGGGAATCGGCCTATTATTACTACTTATTGGTTCATGGGTGGTGTATAGAGTTgtgaacaaaaggaaaataattCGGCGCAAGAAAATGTTTTTCAAACGAAATGGTGGTTTATTATTGGAACAACAATTATCATCAGGTGAAGTTAATGTCGAGAAGATTAAGTTGTTCGAGTCAGATGAATTAGAAAAGTCTACAGATAATTACAACAGTGATAGAATTATTGGCCAAGGAGCTCAAGGTATTGTTTATAAAGGAATGTTGGCAGATGGGAGAATTGTTGCTGTGAAAAGGTCAAAAATTATCGATGAAGGAAAGCTTACAGAATTCATCAATGAAGTCGTCATTCTTTCACAAATCAACCATAGGAATGTGGTTCAACTATTGGGATGTTGTTTAGAGACGGAAGTTCCTATTTTGGTTTATGAATTCATACCAAATGGAACATTATCTGGGTATATTCGTGAACAAAATAAGGAATTTCCACTTACATGGAGAATGCGCTTACGAATCGCCACAGAAATTGCCGGAGCTCTTTCTTACTTACATTGTGCTGCTGCATTTCCCATTTATCACAGAGATATTAAGTCATCAAACATACTCTTAGATGAAAAGTATAGAGCCAAAGTTGCTGACTTTGGAATTTCTAGATCAATTGCCATTGACCAAACTCATCTGACAACACTTGTACATGGCACATTCGGCTATTTGGACCCTGAATACTTCCAGTCAAGTCAGTTTACGGATAAAAGTGACGTGTATAGCTTTGGAGTTGTACTTATTGAGCTCTTGACTGGCGAAAAACCAATTTCTGCAGTAACAAGGCCACAGGAAGAAGAATACAGAAGTCTTGCCTCTAAATTCATTGTGTCAATGCAGAAAGGTACTCTATTTGACATTCTGGATGAACGGGTTCGGAAGGAGGGAAATGGAACAGATATTAGGGCAGTAGCCAACCTTGCACGAAGATGCTTGGATTTAAATGGAAGAAATCGCCCTACAATGAGAGAGGTCACAATAGAGTTGGAGGTTATCCAAGTGTTGCCAGAAAATACTTCTAGTGCTAAGTATGATGAAGGGTTTGAGAACTCAGAACATGATTCCTTTAAGCTTTGGGATGTTGCTTCAAGCTCAAGTGATCCGCTTCCGATGGTGTTCCGAGTTCATCCTTACCGGAGTATCAACAATCAACCACTAAGACCTGGTGAAGTTACTTTGTTTTAG